TAAGTCACATTCCCATAAAAAATAGGCGCTCAGCTTGTTCCTCAGCTTCGTTACTCTGTGGCCTCCACTCGTCTCACCactctttcatcttcatatATTGGCGATCACGCAACGATTATTTTCAGGAGGCTTAGAGAGAATGTTGTGTCGTGTCGGTGGCAAAGAAActaaaaaagaaaaagaaattcgTGATATATAAAGGTGACAAATATTCGCCGCAACTACCTTAACTTTCGTAAGGaactttttgaaatccCCAAGGAGAAATGAGTGAAGATCTAGTCATACCAAgtgatttcaaatccacattaccaccaagaaaGAGGGCTAGAACCCAGGAGGAGAAAGAACagagaaaaattgagaGAATTCTCAGAAACAGGAGGGCCGCCCATCAGAGtagagagaaaaaaagagtTCACCTACAGAGATTAGAACAGAAATGTAAATTGATGGAATCTCTGTTAGGtagaattgatgatttggacGGGTTGATCAGAGATAAAAAAGGCAAAGATTTGTTGAAACAATACAGATCTTTTGCCGCCTCTGACGACGAAGACGAATACGAGAACGAAAATCAAAACGGCTCTTGCGACAAGGAAGAAACACCATCTTCCGGTATCAGTAGCGAGAGTGTTAGTTCGGTAAAGTCTGAGTCTGAAGCAGGACTGGTTCAGCTTCAGACTCCTGAAAACTATAAggttgaagaagatactGGTATCTCTGAATTTGCGGCCCCTACCGATTTGACTCCTGTGAGTTTCGTCAATGAAGATccaaaaagtttcaatttGGTTCTAACGAATAATGGCGACTCTGACACCTTGGCACCATCCCAACCACTACAACCAGTTTGGTTAGGAGTGGAGGACGACGACGACGgttcatttgaatttgacgATTGGCGTAATCCAGCAGTGATTGCCGTATCGTAAAGATgcatttcatcattattattgcTATCACTTGGTATTGACTTTTCACTCATTTCTTCCTTCCATCTTGTTCTGTCCGAAGCGCAGTCAAGCTTGATGTCATTTGAACCAACGTCGTTCTTAACCTAAGTCACCATGGCGCGCCCAGTGCTGCGACAGGTCAGCGTTATTGTGATGGTGTAACGTGTATAGTAGTCGAAATAAACGGTAAATAAGCTCTAAGAGCGTGGATTGGGAATTTATTG
The genomic region above belongs to Zygosaccharomyces rouxii strain CBS732 chromosome F complete sequence and contains:
- the HAC1 gene encoding transcription factor HAC1 (some similarities with uniprot|P41546 Saccharomyces cerevisiae YFL031W HAC1 bZIP transcription factor (ATF/CREB1 homolog) that regulates the unfolded protein response via UPRE binding and membrane biogenesis ER stress-induced splicing pathway utilizing Ire1p Trl1p and Ada5p facilitates efficient Hac1p synthesis) — its product is MSEDLVIPSDFKSTLPPRKRARTQEEKEQRKIERILRNRRAAHQSREKKRVHLQRLEQKCKLMESLLGRIDDLDGLIRDKKGKDLLKQYRSFAASDDEDEYENENQNGSCDKEETPSSGISSESVSSVKSESEAGLVQLQTPENYKVEEDTGISEFAAPTDLTPVSFVNEDPKSFNLVLTNNGDSDTLAPSQPLQPVWLGVEDDDDGSFEFDDWRNPAVIAVS